Proteins co-encoded in one Octopus bimaculoides isolate UCB-OBI-ISO-001 chromosome 9, ASM119413v2, whole genome shotgun sequence genomic window:
- the LOC106876199 gene encoding uncharacterized protein LOC106876199 — translation MSKDNPAPELLLEGYEVYDGPKGGDNDNLLITNLESLAPSDQQLHQSDSQSGFDSLSNDKQNLSPKVSNSSQLVDSVVENQSDAIDSGESQDPLLEIKKMKGLLEQLIAKSEASKATSDAVNTTETTPVTQQSTPSKKSSSDSQDGNTFPPAENSVSFPVNSEATAQVTKATKKSIAQLKYKGHNIAGTILRPKSPTRNCSIPEKDKTHFPSALMQMDVKEDAATKVLRVQKHEVICALGAPVLFRSHSGMFVSNIDLTYYWCNFCPFKTDDKNELSQHIISHRFHCKHCSYQSFSRADVINHSSNVHVEFQETSVSLKYYALLPDYLQVCLFQSDDSSVDRHSSMKGSQMKKSRNDYDSYLLSYDDEKNKTRKHRNTGDKIENGQALIVHPASSPKRSLLMDEPSTSKKKSIDSDNSKHSRSQRKRKKRNSVDSSDDDDDDDDDDDVSLSSRRSLRKNEKSDKKQKSTSSSDSSSSDSDEEAPKNLMEIYECNSCEFKSKEMQKVREHMFRIHPGGKFYCIDKRIRKNKAKRYIFFCCKNKCPFQSTDPITYTQHVDRCTPLPVIAPNLTKTSKPTGLQMTVQFAKKCLKKTNKSDGKKSGKKSKVEEDYGCHYCKFETDSLISVKNHLNMSHAKNSFVVRDLKAVDSLMSFLYLCKYCAWYSRDYSKLKNHMDREHRIPEKKLMVATNSAEAKKMAEEKKNKALELSHQESNLADSVVEESVAPVNADDISYRCYRCDFYTASVETIKIHLTTAHPKCNLTAFTCKGGSLRTIQFCPQADCYFMSTFSSEMERHKILNHNIPDMNASGSKKVCYVQAYKCLSCNNTIATSLEDMKLHYFEQHPNVCMMVRDCVAFDLQKPSQLYLCDYGDCLFNDLDYKKFLFHNVAHEGGIVYECVHCNDWVSKNKEDYDIHVAALGDLEHNLMESTVEMDRSGSITRRLGDVVVKFEEP, via the exons ATGTCCAAAGACAACCCTGCTCCTGAACTTCTTTTGGAAGGTTATGAGGTTTATGATGGACCAAAAGGAG gtgataATGATAATCTACTCATCACAAATCTTGAATCGTTGGCCCCAAGTGATCAGCAGTTACATCAATCTGATTCGCAATCTGGTTTTGATAGCCtttcaaatgataaacagaaTCTCTCTCCTAAGGTGTCAAATTCTTCTCAGTTGGTGGATTCAGTTGTGGAGAATCAGTCAGATGCAATTGATTCTGGGGAAAGTCAAGATCCTTTGTTggaaattaagaaaatgaaaggatTATTAGAGCAATTGATTGCAAAATCTGAAGCTTCAAAAGCTACATCTGATGCTGTAAACACCACTGAAACCACTCCTGTTACACAACAGTCAACACCATCAAAAAAATCCTCTTCTGATAGCCAAGATGGGAATACATTCCCTCCAGCTGAGAACAGTGTTTCTTTTCCTGTTAATTCAGAGGCTACTGCTCAGGTAACCAAAGCAACAAAGAAGAGCATTGCTCAACTGAAATACAAAGGCCACAATATTGCTGGTACAATTCTGAGACCGAAGTCACCCACACGAAACTGTTCAATTCCAGAAAAAGATAAAACTCACTTTCCTAGTGCTCTAATGCAAATGGATGTAAAAGAGGATGCTGCTACTAAAGTATTGAGGGTACAGAAACATGAAGTGATCTGTGCTCTAGGTGCACCCGTTTTGTTTCGTTCACATAGTGGAATGTTTGTGTCAAATATTGATTTGACTTACTACTGGTGTAATTTCTGTCCGTTTAAGACTGATGACAAAAATGAACTTTCCCAACATATTATCAGTCACAGGTTTCACTGTAAACATTGTAGTTACCAGTCTTTTTCACGGGCAGATGTTATCAACCACTCATCTAATGTCCATGTGGAGTTCCAGGAAACATCAGTCTCTTTGAAATATTACGCTTTATTGCCTGATTACCTTCAAGTTTGCCTCTTTCAGTCAGATGATTCATCGGTGGACAGACATTCATCAATGAAAGGAAGTCAGATGAAAAAATCTCGTAATGATTATGATAGCTATCTTCTTTCatatgatgatgagaaaaacaaaactagAAAACATAGGAATACAGGAGATAAGATAGAAAATGGACAAGCTCTGATTGTTCATCCAGCTTCTAGTCCCAAAAGGTCATTGCTCATGGATGAGCCTTCTACTTCTAAAAAGAAGTCCATAGACAGTGACAATTCTAAACATTCAAGAAgtcagagaaagaggaagaagagaaatagTGTTGAttcaagtgatgatgatgacgacgatgacgatgatgatgatgtcagtctTTCTTCTAGACGATCACTGCgcaaaaatgaaaaatctgatAAGAAGCAGAAATCTACATCCAGTTCAGATTCTTCGAGTTCTGATTCAGATGAGGAAGCACCAAagaatttgatggaaatttatGAATGCAATTCTTGTGAATTTAAATCCAAAGAAATGCAAAAAGTTCGAGAACACATGTTCAGAATTCATCCTGGAGGTAAATTCTATTGCAttgataaaagaataagaaagaacaaAGCTAAGcgctatatatttttttgctgcAAAAATAAATGTCCATTCCAGTCAACAGATCCTATTACATATACACAGCATGTTGATCGTTGCACACCACTACCTGTGATTGCACCTAATCTAACCAAAACCAGCAAACCAACAGGGTTACAGATGACTGTACAGTTTGCTAAAAAGTGTCTCAAAAAAACCAATAAATCTGATGGTAAGAAATCTGGCAAAAAGTCCAAAGTTGAAGAGGATTATGGATGTCATTACTGCAAGTTTGAAACTGATTCTTTAATTTCTGTTAAGAACCATTTGAATATGTCTCACGCCAAGAACAGCTTTGTTGTACGAGATTTGAAGGCTGTTGACAGTCTTATGTCGTTCCTTTACTTGTGTAAATATTGTGCTTGGTATAGCAGAGACTACAGCAAACTGAAGAATCATATGGACCGAGAACATCGCATTCCAGAGAAGAAGCTGATGGTTGCTACAAATAGTGCCGAAGCCAAAAAGATGgctgaagagaagaaaaataaagctcTTGAATTGAGTCATCAAGAATCAAACCTGGCTGATTCAGTCGTAGAAGAATCTGTGGCTCCTGTTAATGCAGACGATATCAGTTATCGGTGCTACCGATGTGATTTCTATACAGCTTCTGTTGAAACAATTAAGATTCACTTGACTACAGCTCATCCCAAGTGCAATTTAACAGCATTTACCTGCAAAGGTGGAAGCTTACGTACTATTCAGTTTTGTCCACAGGCTGACTGTTACTTCATGAGTACATTTAGTAGTGAAATGGAGAGacacaaaattcttaaccacaacaTTCCTGACATGAATGCCTCCGGTAGCAAGAAAGTGTGCTATGTACAGGCCTACAAATGTCTCTCATGCAATAATACCATAGCAACCTCACTTGAAGATATGAAACTACATTATTTTGAACAACATCCCAATGTGTGCATGATGGTACGAGATTGTGTGGCATTTGATTTGCAGAAACCTTCCCAATTATATCTCTGTGATTACGGAGATTGCCTTTTTAATGACTTAGACTATAAAAAGTTCCTGTTCCATAATGTGGCTCATGAGGGAGGAATAGTTTATGAATGTGTTCATTGCAATGATTGGGTTagcaaaaacaaagaagattATGATATTCATGTTGCCGCTCTAGGTGACCTGGAACATAATTTAATGGAATCGACAGTTGAAATGGATCGCTCTGGAAGCATAACTCGAAGACTAGGTGAtgttgtggtaaaatttgaagaaCCATAA